From a region of the Malania oleifera isolate guangnan ecotype guangnan chromosome 12, ASM2987363v1, whole genome shotgun sequence genome:
- the LOC131144130 gene encoding protein WVD2-like 7 isoform X3: protein MGESIVDPPEIGNKMGVSAAPVGALEASVSFGRFVNDSLSWERWSSFSPNKYLEEVEKCSTPGSVAQKKAYFEAHYKKIAARKAELLNQEKQMKAGSSRPEESNSGDLSISTGGTDAECDMAENQKSPEVVEQDTNGICAVSSCHIEDEYDEPSEDAAVTKEFQSPSVESTKEEFDSRPDSLTVKKSDEADSLKEYNYPVGPPAETELQWKLGNGIGNTSEVKAESVRLDPPKESQKVTLINKVGHAVKTKKKSASPVPKSPQMTTPRVSKPASSSIVKRASRSSTRKDNSSSLPRSNNPSVHQSKKAGPSSLHMSLNLGGSTNATDSAFHTTTRKSFIMDKMGDKDIVKRAFKTFQSNYNQLKTSGEERSSDPKQVSAKGTRPRVSTSMAPRKENGRTGHSKQILWIKDMLKVLHLLLA, encoded by the exons ATGGGTGAATCAATAGTAGACCCTCCGGAAATCGGAAATAAG ATGGGTGTGTCGGCTGCCCCTGTTGGTGCTCTCGAAGCATCGGTTTCCTTCGGTAGATTCGTGAATGATTCATTGTCTTGGGAGAGATGGTCGTCTTTCTCGCCAAACAAGTATCTGGAAGAAGTGGAGAAGTGCTCAACCCCTGGATCAGTGGCTCAGAAGAAGGCCTATTTTGAAGCTCACTACAAGAAAATTGCTGCTCGAAAGGCTGAGCTACTGAATCAGGAAAAGCAAATGAAAGCCGGAAGCTCAAGGCCAGAGGAGTCGAATTCTGGAGATCTAAGTATAAGCACTGGTGGGACTGATGCAGAGTGTGATATGGCTGAAAATCAGAAGTCACCTGAGGTGGTTGAGCAAGACACTAATGGGATCTGTGCTGTGAGTAGTTGCCATATCGAAGATGAGTATGACGAGCCAAGTGAGGATGCTGCGGTCACCAAAGAATTTCAAAGTCCATCAGTTGAGAGTACTAAAGAAGAATTTGACAGCAGACCAGATAGTCTTACAGTAAAGAAATCAGATGAAGCTGATTCCCTGAAAGAATATAATTATCCTGTGGGGCCTCCAGCAGAAACAGAGCTTCAATGGAAATTGGGCAATGGAATAGGAAACACCTCAGAAGTTAAAGCAGAAAGTGTGAGATTGGATCCACCAAAAGAATCTCAGAAG GTAACTCTAATCAACAAGGTGGGACATGCTGTGAAAACAAAGAAGAAATCTGCATCACCAGTACCCAAATCACCTCAAATGACGACCCCTAGAGTGTCAAAGCCTGCATCAAGCTCCATTGTGAAGCGTGCGTCACGATCATCAACAAGGAAGGATAATAGTTCATCTTTACCAAGGAGCAACAATCCTTCTGTGCATCAAAGCAAGAAAGCAGGTCCTTCATCTCTGCACATGTCCCTTAATTTGGGTGGTTCTACAAATGCTACTGATTCAGCTTTTCATACAACAACCAGAAAATCGTTTATTATGGACAAAATGGGGGATAAGGATATTGTTAAACGAGCATTCAAGACATTTCAAAGTAATTATAACCAACTGAAAACTTCTGGAGAAGAGCGATCTTCAGACCCAAAGCAG GTGTCAGCAAAAGGAACAAGGCCAAGGGTTTCCACTTCTATGGCTCCACGAAAAGAGAATGGCAG GACAGGTCACTCAAAGCAGATTCTGTGGATCAAAGACATGCTAAAGGTTCTGCATCTTCTTTTAGCTTGA
- the LOC131144129 gene encoding formin-like protein 8 codes for MIRPLIPACALLVFFVCSVPLSSTQPGSPQNIETFYPSRPPAAPPIANSPPPPTPLAPISKGPPPSPLVAAAPPKESSNGAVAKAVAGAAASSLVIAGFFFFVVRRYTVARRRSERAGGTGPDGGEDVAPGRLNGDLKGLIVDENGLDVIYWRKLEGGKLKNSFRRELQHPKVEKEEDEEMIQRSDGCRKTEPVQEIPLLWDESSTSSNQVWPGRAHNQVISSSGIALKALQKTGSSIHPSTRAEKPESSVKTLTPPPPPLPPPQPPPPPPPLLAIPKKQGLASVSAKKNQAPPPPPPPKTGSLALPSKPLPPPPPPLRPPPAAEPKGMPSDDKPGQTTSRESMTGNANGQVKLKPLHWDKVHTNTDHSMVWDKIDGGSFRFDGDLMEALFGFVATDRKPPQRKSDSINTNGRTSGPPAQIFILEPRRSQNTAIVIRSIAASRTEILESVTDGQGLTVDTLEKLMKIAPTKEEESQILAFEGDPTRLADAESFLFHLLKAIPSAFTRLNAMLFRLNYDSEILHLRESMQTLELGCKELRTRGLFLKLLEAILKAGNRMNVGTARGNAQAFNLNALRKLSDVKSTDRKTTLLHFVVEEVVRSEGKRCILNRICSLSHSSSQSSSNSMLSSESTQWKSKEEREYIMLGLPVVGGISAEFSNVKRAATIDHEAFISTCSALNVRAMEIWKLLAQCGTGKGRGFITQMEGFLKAAVEELKSVKEEQTRVMDLVQRTTEYYQAGASKDKSAHPLQLFGIVNDFLGMVDQVCVDIAKNLQKRKTATATGSAGLSSPKSPASNITVKFPNLPPHFMSDKSRSDSSDTDDDF; via the exons ATGATTCGGCCATTGATTCCCGCCTGCGCCCTTCTTGTGTTCTTCGTTTGCTCTGTTCCTCTCTCTTCTACCCAACCGGGTTCGCCTCAAAATATTGAAACTTTCTATCCGTCTCGCCCTCCAGCAGCTCCCCCGATTGCAAATTCGCCTCCTCCGCCCACCCCCTTGGCTCCAATTTCAAAAGGGCCGCCGCCGTCGCCATTGGTGGCCGCAGCACCGCCAAAGGAATCATCCAATGGTGCTGTCGCGAAGGCAGTGGCTGGAGCTGCAGCGAGCTCCTTGGTCATTGCTGGGTTCTTCTTCTTTGTGGTGCGGAGGTACACCGTTGCACGACGCCGGAGCGAGAGAGCCGGCGGTACTGGCCCTGATGGAGGTGAGGATGTTGCGCCTGGCCGACTCAACGGAGATCTCAAGGGGTTGATTGTGGATGAGAACGGGTTGGATGTGATTTACTGGAGAAAGCTTGAAGGGGGAAAACTGAAGAACAGTTTTAGAAGAGAGTTGCAACATCCAAAAGTTGAAAAGGAGGAAGATGAAGAGATGATCCAGAGAAGTGATGGTTGCAGGAAAACCGAGCCAGTTCAAGAGATTCCCCTGCTTTGGGATGAATCTTCAACTTCCAGCAATCAAGTTTGGCCAGGGAGAGCCCATAACCAAGTTATTTCCTCCTCTGGAATTGCTTTGAAAGCTTTGCAAAAAACAGGATCATCAATTCACCCATCAACTCGTGCAGAAAAACCAGAATCATCAGTTAAAACCTTGacacctccaccaccaccactgcctcCTCCCCAGCCGCCACCTCCCCCACCACCTTTATTGGCAATTCCAAAGAAGCAGGGTCTTGCATCAGTCTCAGCAAAGAAAAATCAGGCACCACCGCCTCCTCCACCGCCTAAGACTGGCAGTTTGGCTCTTCCATCAAAACCACTGCCACCGCCGCCGCCACCACTGCGGCCACCACCAGCAGCAGAACCGAAGGGGATGCCAAGTGATGATAAACCAGGACAGACTACCTCCAGGGAAAGCATGACAGGAAATGCGAATGGCCAGGTGAAACTGAAGCCATTGCACTGGGACAAAGTGCACACAAATACTGATCATTCCATGGTTTGGGACAAAATTGATGGTGGCTCTTTTAG GTTTGATGGTGATCTCATGGAAGCCCTCTTTGGATTTGTAGCAACCGACCGGAAACCTCCCCAGAGGAAAAGcgattcaatcaacacaaatgGTCGCACTTCAGGTCCACCAGCTCAGATTTTCATCCTCGAACCCCGGAGATCTCAAAACACTGCGATAGTGATACGATCAATTGCTGCATCACGCACAGAGATACTTGAATCAGTGACCGATGGTCAAGGCCTAACTGTTGATACTCTGGAGAAGCTCATGAAGATTGCcccaactaaagaagaagaatcCCAAATCCTTGCCTTCGAAGGAGACCCTACTAGACTCGCTGATGCTGAATCCTTCCTATTCCACCTCCTGAAAGCCATTCCGTCAGCTTTTACCCGTCTGAATGCTATGCTTTTCAGATTGAATTATGACTCTGAGATCCTCCACCTCAGGGAATCTATGCAAACTCTTGAGCTGGGGTGTAAGGAGCTTCGAACTCGTGGGCTCTTCTTGAAACTCCTGGAAGCCATCCTCAAGGCTGGGAACCGCATGAATGTTGGGACTGCCAGAGGCAATGCCCAAGCCTTCAATCTCAATGCACTTCGGAAGCTCTCGGACGTTAAAAGCACAGATCGAAAGACTACTTTGCTTCACTTTGTTGTGGAAGAGGTAGTCCGGTCCGAGGGGAAACGCTGCATTTTGAATAGGATTTGCAGCTTGAGCCATAGCAGCAGCCAGAGCAGTAGCAACAGCATGTTGTCTTCTGAGAGTACACAATGGAAATCAAAAGAGGAGAGAGAGTACATAATGCTGGGGCTACCAGTGGTGGGCGGTATCAGTGCTGAGTTCTCTAATGTAAAAAGAGCAGCCACAATAGACCATGAAGCCTTCATTAGCACTTGCTCAGCCCTCAATGTCCGAGCTATGGAAATTTGGAAACTCCTGGCACAATGTGGCACTGGTAAAGGAAGAGGATTTATAACACAGATGGAGGGTTTTCTCAAAGCAGCTGTGGAAGAATTGAAGAGTGTGAAGGAAGAGCAAACAAGGGTCATGGATCTTGTGCAGAGAACTACAGAGTATTACCAAGCAGGGGCTTCAAAGGACAAAAGCGCTCACCCACTTCAACTATTTGGCATAGTAAATGATTTTCTAGGTATGGTTGATCAAGTTTGTGTTGATATTGCTAAAAACCTGCAGAAAAGAAAAACAGCAACAGCAACCGGAAGTGCAGGGTTGTCTTCCCCCAAGTCACCAGCATCGAACATTACAGTTAAGTTCCCAAACTTGCCACCGCATTTCATGTCAGACAAGTCTAGGAGTGATTCTAGCGATACAGATGATGATTTCTAA
- the LOC131144133 gene encoding germin-like protein subfamily 1 member 1, with the protein MKTRPTASSFFLLTLLLLLGPGRPDPDPLQDYCVADLKTPPPFFINGAPCIDPERVAASHFATSVLSKPGNTSGNPFGLNITVVNIRHMPGLNTMGLTMARLDIAPGGSVPLHWHPRASEVVILLSGYLLVGFVDTSNVMFSQRLRPGDAFVFPKGLVHFMFNVGEKNSPVVALAGLNSQNPGREGVSTSSFVTRPEIPDEVLKATFQIGGQDVSRIRRNLGG; encoded by the coding sequence ATGAAAACCCGGCCCACTGCCTCCTCCTTCTTCCTCCTCACCCTGCTCCTTCTATTGGGCCCCGGAAGACCCGACCCGGACCCGCTTCAAGACTACTGCGTCGCGGATCTAAAAACCCCGCCACCTTTCTTCATCAACGGTGCTCCCTGCATCGACCCGGAGCGGGTAGCCGCTTCCCATTTCGCCACGTCGGTCCTGTCCAAACCCGGCAACACAAGTGGCAACCCATTCGGGCTGAATATCACGGTCGTCAACATCCGACACATGCCGGGGCTGAACACCATGGGCCTGACCATGGCCCGGTTAGATATCGCGCCTGGCGGGTCGGTACCGCTCCACTGGCACCCGCGGGCCTCCGAGGTGGTGATCCTCCTCAGCGGGTATCTTCTGGTCGGGTTCGTGGACACCTCCAACGTGATGTTCTCGCAGAGGCTCCGACCCGGGGACGCGTTTGTGTTTCCAAAAGGGTTGGTCCATTTTATGTTCAACGTTGGGGAGAAGAACTCGCCGGTGGTGGCGCTTGCGGGGCTGAACAGCCAGAATCCGGGGAGGGAAGGGGTGTCGACTTCGTCGTTCGTGACGAGGCCAGAGATCCCCGATGAGGTGCTGAAGGCGACGTTTCAAATCGGCGGCCAAGATGTGAGCAGGATCCGCAGGAACCTTGGAGGGTAA
- the LOC131144130 gene encoding protein WVD2-like 7 isoform X1: MGESIVDPPEIGNKMGVSAAPVGALEASVSFGRFVNDSLSWERWSSFSPNKYLEEVEKCSTPGSVAQKKAYFEAHYKKIAARKAELLNQEKQMKAGSSRPEESNSGDLSISTGGTDAECDMAENQKSPEVVEQDTNGICAVSSCHIEDEYDEPSEDAAVTKEFQSPSVESTKEEFDSRPDSLTVKKSDEADSLKEYNYPVGPPAETELQWKLGNGIGNTSEVKAESVRLDPPKESQKVTLINKVGHAVKTKKKSASPVPKSPQMTTPRVSKPASSSIVKRASRSSTRKDNSSSLPRSNNPSVHQSKKAGPSSLHMSLNLGGSTNATDSAFHTTTRKSFIMDKMGDKDIVKRAFKTFQSNYNQLKTSGEERSSDPKQVSAKGTRPRVSTSMAPRKENGRSLKADSVDQRHAKGSASSFSLRSDERAEKRKVFLKKLEEKSNAQEAERMRLQSRSKEEKEAEIKKLRQGLNFKATPMPDFYRGQKVSKSTLDKGVPRRRSVVDSSAKG; this comes from the exons ATGGGTGAATCAATAGTAGACCCTCCGGAAATCGGAAATAAG ATGGGTGTGTCGGCTGCCCCTGTTGGTGCTCTCGAAGCATCGGTTTCCTTCGGTAGATTCGTGAATGATTCATTGTCTTGGGAGAGATGGTCGTCTTTCTCGCCAAACAAGTATCTGGAAGAAGTGGAGAAGTGCTCAACCCCTGGATCAGTGGCTCAGAAGAAGGCCTATTTTGAAGCTCACTACAAGAAAATTGCTGCTCGAAAGGCTGAGCTACTGAATCAGGAAAAGCAAATGAAAGCCGGAAGCTCAAGGCCAGAGGAGTCGAATTCTGGAGATCTAAGTATAAGCACTGGTGGGACTGATGCAGAGTGTGATATGGCTGAAAATCAGAAGTCACCTGAGGTGGTTGAGCAAGACACTAATGGGATCTGTGCTGTGAGTAGTTGCCATATCGAAGATGAGTATGACGAGCCAAGTGAGGATGCTGCGGTCACCAAAGAATTTCAAAGTCCATCAGTTGAGAGTACTAAAGAAGAATTTGACAGCAGACCAGATAGTCTTACAGTAAAGAAATCAGATGAAGCTGATTCCCTGAAAGAATATAATTATCCTGTGGGGCCTCCAGCAGAAACAGAGCTTCAATGGAAATTGGGCAATGGAATAGGAAACACCTCAGAAGTTAAAGCAGAAAGTGTGAGATTGGATCCACCAAAAGAATCTCAGAAG GTAACTCTAATCAACAAGGTGGGACATGCTGTGAAAACAAAGAAGAAATCTGCATCACCAGTACCCAAATCACCTCAAATGACGACCCCTAGAGTGTCAAAGCCTGCATCAAGCTCCATTGTGAAGCGTGCGTCACGATCATCAACAAGGAAGGATAATAGTTCATCTTTACCAAGGAGCAACAATCCTTCTGTGCATCAAAGCAAGAAAGCAGGTCCTTCATCTCTGCACATGTCCCTTAATTTGGGTGGTTCTACAAATGCTACTGATTCAGCTTTTCATACAACAACCAGAAAATCGTTTATTATGGACAAAATGGGGGATAAGGATATTGTTAAACGAGCATTCAAGACATTTCAAAGTAATTATAACCAACTGAAAACTTCTGGAGAAGAGCGATCTTCAGACCCAAAGCAG GTGTCAGCAAAAGGAACAAGGCCAAGGGTTTCCACTTCTATGGCTCCACGAAAAGAGAATGGCAG GTCACTCAAAGCAGATTCTGTGGATCAAAGACATGCTAAAGGTTCTGCATCTTCTTTTAGCTTGAGAAGCGACGAAAGGGCAGAAAAACGCAAAGTG TTTCTCAAAAAGTTAGAGGAAAAATCCAATGCTCAAGAGGCAGAGAGAATGCGTCTCCAGTCAAGATCAAAG GAGGAAAAAGAGGCAGAGATCAAAAAGCTAAGACAGGGCCTAAATTTCAAAGCGACACCAATGCCAGATTTTTACAGGGGACAAAAAGTATCCAAAAGCACTTTAGATAAG GGGGTTCCGAGAAGGAGATCCGTAGTCGACTCAAGTGCCAAAGGTTAG
- the LOC131144130 gene encoding protein WVD2-like 7 isoform X2, whose product MGESIVDPPEIGNKMGVSAAPVGALEASVSFGRFVNDSLSWERWSSFSPNKYLEEVEKCSTPGSVAQKKAYFEAHYKKIAARKAELLNQEKQMKAGSSRPEESNSGDLSISTGGTDAECDMAENQKSPEVVEQDTNGICAVSSCHIEDEYDEPSEDAAVTKEFQSPSVESTKEEFDSRPDSLTVKKSDEADSLKEYNYPVGPPAETELQWKLGNGIGNTSEVKAESVRLDPPKESQKVTLINKVGHAVKTKKKSASPVPKSPQMTTPRVSKPASSSIVKRASRSSTRKDNSSSLPRSNNPSVHQSKKAGPSSLHMSLNLGGSTNATDSAFHTTTRKSFIMDKMGDKDIVKRAFKTFQSNYNQLKTSGEERSSDPKQVSAKGTRPRVSTSMAPRKENGRSLKADSVDQRHAKGSASSFSLRSDERAEKRKVVSSDLSLFHTPRPQKMRGTCTEMFYEIFSKS is encoded by the exons ATGGGTGAATCAATAGTAGACCCTCCGGAAATCGGAAATAAG ATGGGTGTGTCGGCTGCCCCTGTTGGTGCTCTCGAAGCATCGGTTTCCTTCGGTAGATTCGTGAATGATTCATTGTCTTGGGAGAGATGGTCGTCTTTCTCGCCAAACAAGTATCTGGAAGAAGTGGAGAAGTGCTCAACCCCTGGATCAGTGGCTCAGAAGAAGGCCTATTTTGAAGCTCACTACAAGAAAATTGCTGCTCGAAAGGCTGAGCTACTGAATCAGGAAAAGCAAATGAAAGCCGGAAGCTCAAGGCCAGAGGAGTCGAATTCTGGAGATCTAAGTATAAGCACTGGTGGGACTGATGCAGAGTGTGATATGGCTGAAAATCAGAAGTCACCTGAGGTGGTTGAGCAAGACACTAATGGGATCTGTGCTGTGAGTAGTTGCCATATCGAAGATGAGTATGACGAGCCAAGTGAGGATGCTGCGGTCACCAAAGAATTTCAAAGTCCATCAGTTGAGAGTACTAAAGAAGAATTTGACAGCAGACCAGATAGTCTTACAGTAAAGAAATCAGATGAAGCTGATTCCCTGAAAGAATATAATTATCCTGTGGGGCCTCCAGCAGAAACAGAGCTTCAATGGAAATTGGGCAATGGAATAGGAAACACCTCAGAAGTTAAAGCAGAAAGTGTGAGATTGGATCCACCAAAAGAATCTCAGAAG GTAACTCTAATCAACAAGGTGGGACATGCTGTGAAAACAAAGAAGAAATCTGCATCACCAGTACCCAAATCACCTCAAATGACGACCCCTAGAGTGTCAAAGCCTGCATCAAGCTCCATTGTGAAGCGTGCGTCACGATCATCAACAAGGAAGGATAATAGTTCATCTTTACCAAGGAGCAACAATCCTTCTGTGCATCAAAGCAAGAAAGCAGGTCCTTCATCTCTGCACATGTCCCTTAATTTGGGTGGTTCTACAAATGCTACTGATTCAGCTTTTCATACAACAACCAGAAAATCGTTTATTATGGACAAAATGGGGGATAAGGATATTGTTAAACGAGCATTCAAGACATTTCAAAGTAATTATAACCAACTGAAAACTTCTGGAGAAGAGCGATCTTCAGACCCAAAGCAG GTGTCAGCAAAAGGAACAAGGCCAAGGGTTTCCACTTCTATGGCTCCACGAAAAGAGAATGGCAG GTCACTCAAAGCAGATTCTGTGGATCAAAGACATGCTAAAGGTTCTGCATCTTCTTTTAGCTTGAGAAGCGACGAAAGGGCAGAAAAACGCAAAGTGGTATCTAGTGACCTCTCCCTCTTTCACACCCCCCGTCCCCAAAAGATGCGGGGAACATGCACAGAAATGTTTTATGAGAT TTTCTCAAAAAGTTAG
- the LOC131144134 gene encoding probable galacturonosyltransferase-like 9 encodes MVRFRLDVPVLLLLSYLAFSPFCLGIRSYRNRLAVVGEGNDVGYDGLFQIAEAPEYRNGEECPAPANRDVVSSCDPSLVHVAMTLDSEYIRGSMAAVHSVLRHASCPEHVFFHFIAAEFDPASPRILAQLVRSTFPSLNFKVYIFREDAVINLISSSIRQALENPLNYARNYLGDLLDSCVDRVIYLDSDLVVVDDIRKLWSISLAGSKVIGAPEYCHANFKAYFTDTFWSDPVLSRVFASRRPCYFNTGVMVMDLVKWREGNYRKKIERWMELQKKKRIYELGSLPPFLLVFSGNVEAIDHRWNQHGLGGDNVSGSCRPLHPGPVSLLHWSGKGKPWARLDAKKPCEIDRLWEPYDLYRPQQQQQGRARHHQQLPFSSSSPSLIGYL; translated from the coding sequence ATGGTTCGTTTTCGATTAGACGTTCCTGTATTGTTACTTCTTTCGTATCTTGCTTTTTCCCCTTTTTGTCTTGGGATTCGTTCTTACCGGAACAGATTGGCCGTCGTCGGGGAAGGAAATGATGTTGGGTACGACGGTTTGTTCCAAATTGCGGAGGCGCCGGAGTATCGCAACGGAGAAGAGTGTCCGGCGCCGGCCAACAGGGACGTCGTGTCGTCCTGTGACCCGTCGCTTGTTCACGTTGCGATGACTCTCGACTCAGAGTACATCAGAGGGTCCATGGCAGCCGTACACTCCGTTCTCCGGCACGCATCTTGTCCCGAGCACGTTTTCTTCCATTTCATTGCGGCCGAGTTCGACCCGGCGAGCCCCCGCATCCTCGCCCAACTTGTCCGATCCACCTTCCCGTCGCTGAACTTCAAGGTCTATATCTTCCGAGAAGACGCCGTTATCAATCTGATCTCGTCTTCAATTCGTCAAGCCCTTGAGAACCCATTGAACTACGCCCGAAATTACTTGGGTGATCTGCTCGATTCTTGCGTTGACCGCGTAATCTACCTGGACTCTGATCTGGTCGTCGTCGACGACATTCGCAAGCTCTGGAGCATCTCTCTCGCCGGATCAAAAGTCATCGGCGCACCGGAGTACTGTCACGCCAATTTCAAGGCCTACTTCACGGATACATTCTGGTCCGACCCAGTTCTGTCCAGGGTGTTCGCGTCGAGGCGCCCCTGCTATTTCAACACCGGCGTGATGGTGATGGATTTGGTGAAATGGAGAGAAGGAAATTACAGAAAGAAAATCGAGAGGTGGATGGAGttgcagaagaagaagaggattTACGAACTGGGTTCCCTCCCTCCTTTCCTCCTCGTCTTCAGTGGGAACGTTGAAGCCATTGATCACCGGTGGAACCAGCACGGACTTGGCGGCGACAACGTGAGCGGGAGTTGCCGGCCGTTGCACCCTGGGCCGGTGAGTTTGCTGCACTGGAGCGGGAAGGGGAAGCCATGGGCTCGCCTTGACGCGAAGAAGCCCTGCGAAATCGACCGCCTATGGGAGCCTTACGATCTCTACAGGCCTCAGCAGCAGCAGCAAGGGAGAGCTAGGCATCATCAACAACTGccattttcatcttcttctccatCATTGATTGGGTACCTTTAG